In a single window of the Rhodamnia argentea isolate NSW1041297 chromosome 2, ASM2092103v1, whole genome shotgun sequence genome:
- the LOC115730985 gene encoding laccase-15-like has protein sequence MVLISSHKTWPFLSWAILVAQLLCMARCDVHFYDFILKETSVTKLCETKSIMTVNDSFPGPTIEVQKGDTVFVNVHNHGDYGVTLHWHGVKQPRNPWSDGPEFITQCVIGPETNFTYEVIFSDEEGTLWWHAHSDWTRATVHGAIVISREPGKSYPFPEPDDDKVIMIAAWYTGDLKELVDEAMKDGTDLPHSDGYAINGELGDFCTCSQETTHHWYVDYGKTYLLRIVNAVMNAELFFAIANHNLTVVGMDGGYVKPIATTYIMISPGQTMDVLLTANQPLGRYYIATRQYSSEDAEVTGFDHSIGSAILQYRGNYSLPSPPVFPNATLPLYLDFGAALRFTNQLRSLASEDHPVDVPGDVSTRMFITVSMGEIYCPNSSCTSVSGNKLGSSLNNVSWVNPSLDVLSAYYRNLSGSYTADFPDWPPSIYNFTGDDLPDSVDMTYQGTKVKVLNYNETVEIVFQGTNVLEGSVNHPMHLHGHSFYIVGIGHGNFDNETDPGTYNLADPPHVNTFGVPKNGWLAIRFTANNPGVWFRHCHLDRHMSWGMDTAFIVKDGGTPETSLRSPPAHMPPCMDMGSYDISMQTSSIDRVEMQQL, from the exons ATGGTTTTGATAAGCAGTCACAAGACATGGCCCTTCTTATCTTGGGCCATCCTCGTTGCCCAGTTGCTTTGCATGGCTCGATGCGACGTCCATTTCTACGACTTCATC TTGAAGGAGACGAGCGTGACGAAGCTGTGCGAGACGAAGAGCATCATGACGGTGAACGACAGCTTCCCGGGGCCGACAATTGAAGTGCAGAAGGGGGACACAGTGTTCGTGAACGTTCATAACCACGGAGATTACGGGGTCACACTTCACTG GCATGGGGTAAAGCAGCCGAGGAACCCATGGTCGGATGGACCGGAGTTCATCACCCAATGTGTGATAGGACCCGAAACAAACTTCACCTACGAAGTGATATTCTCCGATGAGGAAGGAACTCTCTGGTGGCACGCTCATAGTGATTGGACACGAGCTACGGTTCATGGTGCTATTGTTATCTCGCGAGAACCAGGAAAATCATATCCTTTCCCAGAGCCTGACGACGACAAGGTTATCATGATCG CTGCTTGGTACACGGGGGACTTGAAGGAATTGGTGGACGAGGCAATGAAAGATGGAACTGATTTGCCACATTCAGATGGTTACGCCATAAATGGCGAGCTTGGGGATTTTTGCACTTGCTCCCAAG AAACAACGCATCATTGGTACGTTGATTACGGGAAGACGTATCTCCTTCGAATAGTCAATGCGGTCATGAACGCTGAGCTCTTCTTCGCCATCGCCAACCACAACCTGACGGTTGTCGGGATGGACGGAGGATACGTAAAGCCGATTGCCACGACTTACATCATGATAAGTCCAGGACAGACCATGGACGTGCTGCTCACGGCTAACCAACCTCTCGGAAGGTACTACATCGCCACGAGGCAATACTCTAGCGAAGACGCCGAAGTCACCGGATTCGACCATAGCATCGGATCGGCCATCTTGCAATATAGAGGGAACTATAGCTTGCCGTCACCACCGGTCTTTCCAAACGCTACACTCCCTCTCTATTTGGACTTTGGAGCCGCATTGAGATTTACAAATCAGCTGAGAAGCTTGGCAAGTGAGGATCATCCGGTTGATGTTCCAGGAGATGTAAGTACGAGGATGTTCATTACCGTGTCCATGGGTGAGATTTATTGCCCCAATAGCTCTTGCACTTCGGTGAGTGGCAACAAACTTGGCTCAAGCTTGAATAACGTAAGTTGGGTCAACCCATCCCTGGATGTGCTATCGGCCTACTATAG AAATCTTAGTGGGAGTTATACAGCGGATTTCCCGGATTGGCCTCCTTCCATCTATAATTTCACAGGAGATGACCTGCCGGATAGTGTTGATATGACGTACCAGGGGACCAAAGTGAAAGTGCTGAACTACAATGAGACGGTGGAGATTGTTTTCCAAGGTACAAACGTGTTGGAAGGCTCCGTAAACCATCCCATGCACTTGCACGGTCACAGCTTCTACATCGTCGGAATCGGTCACGGGAACTTCGACAACGAGACGGATCCTGGGACGTACAACTTGGCCGACCCACCCCACGTGAACACGTTCGGGGTCCCCAAGAACGGTTGGCTAGCGATAAGATTTACTGCTAATAATCCGG GCGTGTGGTTCCGGCATTGTCATCTGGACCGACACATGAGCTGGGGCATGGACACCGCCTTCATAGTGAAGGACGGAGGGACTCCAGAGACAAGTCTCCGGTCACCGCCGGCTCACATGCCTCCATGTATGGACATGGGATCTTACGACATATCGATGCAAACATCAAGCATTGATCGTGTGGAAATGCAACAGCTATGA